Proteins from a single region of Streptomyces spinoverrucosus:
- a CDS encoding sensor histidine kinase: MRIGRPTTVRSRIVALAMAPVLALALLWTFAMWSVTGELRALVRVQGVYEDFGTPVDTAVGQIQIERRLSAAYLGTGHRDEAAVDLLKQQRRTDRAVNAMREALRDGDRDRLSQRQREILDGVAESTDRLEELRHRVLSRDITWDRAVAEYSTLVEPGFDVQSTLTALQAGQLAREAQVVIELVRVREFVSREDALVAGARAAGTLTDEQYDTLVATIEDRRVFERTYVPDLPADSRSLYEEFRRSDLYRELTRGEDALLRAGAAGAGEAVAAGSWRSTVDRAVVRYMEMATQSAINSADRGRAFAYRELAKAVVVGVVGLAAVALSLWFAVRGARRISRRLETLRDAADLLATRQLPDVMERLSAGEDVDAVAEAPPLADGEAGSDEIGQVGRSFNAARLAAVEAAVQQARLRRGLFAVLLNIARRNQALVHRQLKLVDTLERRTDDPDVLQELFRIDHLTTRMRRHAESLIILSGAVPGRRWRRPVPIADVVVAAVGEIEDYARVEVPPMERVGVAADAVADVVHLIAELVENATVFSPPHTRVTMRAGRARGGFVLEIDDRGLGLDADGIEEAHRTIRRAEDFDPASHDRLGLYVVGRLAARHGIEVTLCRSPYGGTTAVVLLPDAVLAAVDPERPEGEAAADASGEALPQRRRRSGEARRVAGSGATVLTPARPWGEGVGRAGVECTEGGPGAGLGAGDAVIGPRAGLGAGDAVIGPRAGLGAGDAVSEPGGGSADAAPAPGRADAAPAPGRADAAPAPGRADAAPAPGRADAAPAPGRADAAPAPGRADAAPAPGPDSADPAAEPDPPTPALPTRVRQASLVAELRRDPPAAAEPPARREVSAEEMRDVFGAFQRGLHRGRKGLPRTEPGTQEGTSTQRTHTEEGTDADDAP, from the coding sequence ATGCGCATCGGCCGTCCCACCACGGTCCGTTCGAGGATCGTCGCGCTCGCCATGGCTCCCGTGCTCGCCCTGGCCCTGTTGTGGACCTTCGCCATGTGGTCGGTCACCGGGGAACTGCGCGCGCTGGTCCGGGTCCAGGGCGTGTACGAGGACTTCGGCACGCCCGTGGACACGGCCGTCGGCCAGATCCAGATCGAGCGCCGGCTGTCCGCCGCCTACCTCGGCACCGGGCACCGCGACGAGGCCGCCGTGGACCTGCTCAAGCAGCAACGGCGCACCGACCGGGCCGTCAACGCCATGCGCGAGGCCCTCCGGGACGGCGACCGCGACCGGCTCTCGCAGCGGCAGCGGGAGATCCTCGACGGGGTCGCCGAATCGACGGACCGGCTGGAGGAGCTGCGCCACCGCGTGCTGTCCCGGGACATCACCTGGGACCGGGCCGTGGCCGAGTACAGCACCCTCGTGGAACCCGGCTTCGACGTGCAGTCCACCCTCACCGCGCTGCAGGCCGGGCAGCTCGCCCGGGAGGCGCAGGTCGTCATCGAGCTGGTGCGGGTACGGGAGTTCGTCTCGCGCGAGGACGCGCTGGTCGCGGGCGCGCGGGCGGCCGGGACGCTCACGGACGAGCAGTACGACACGCTCGTCGCGACGATCGAGGACCGGCGCGTCTTCGAGCGGACGTACGTCCCCGATCTGCCCGCCGACTCACGGTCGCTGTACGAGGAGTTCCGGCGCTCGGACCTGTACCGGGAGCTGACCCGCGGCGAGGACGCCCTGCTGCGCGCCGGTGCGGCGGGCGCGGGCGAGGCCGTCGCCGCCGGGTCCTGGCGCAGCACCGTCGACCGGGCCGTCGTGCGGTACATGGAGATGGCCACCCAGTCCGCGATCAACTCCGCCGACCGGGGGCGCGCGTTCGCGTACCGCGAGCTGGCAAAGGCCGTCGTCGTCGGTGTGGTCGGGCTAGCGGCGGTCGCGCTCTCGCTGTGGTTCGCGGTGCGCGGTGCCCGTCGGATCTCCCGCCGCCTGGAGACGTTGCGCGACGCCGCCGACCTGCTCGCGACGCGTCAACTGCCCGACGTGATGGAGCGGTTGAGCGCCGGCGAGGACGTGGACGCCGTGGCCGAGGCGCCGCCGCTCGCCGACGGTGAGGCGGGCTCCGACGAGATCGGGCAGGTCGGGCGGTCCTTCAACGCGGCGCGGCTCGCCGCCGTCGAGGCGGCCGTGCAGCAGGCCCGGCTCCGGCGCGGGCTGTTCGCGGTGCTGCTGAACATCGCCCGCCGCAACCAGGCGCTGGTGCACCGGCAGTTGAAGCTGGTGGACACGCTGGAGCGGCGCACGGACGATCCGGACGTCCTTCAGGAGCTGTTCCGGATCGACCACCTCACCACCAGGATGCGGCGCCATGCGGAGAGCCTGATCATCCTCTCCGGTGCGGTGCCCGGGCGCCGCTGGCGCCGTCCGGTGCCGATCGCCGACGTCGTGGTGGCCGCGGTGGGCGAGATCGAGGACTACGCGCGCGTCGAGGTGCCGCCGATGGAACGGGTGGGCGTGGCCGCCGACGCCGTCGCCGACGTCGTCCATCTCATCGCCGAGCTGGTCGAGAACGCCACCGTGTTCTCGCCGCCGCACACCCGTGTGACGATGCGGGCCGGCCGTGCCCGCGGCGGATTCGTCCTGGAGATCGACGACCGGGGTCTCGGACTCGACGCCGACGGGATCGAGGAGGCCCACCGCACCATCCGCCGCGCCGAGGACTTCGACCCGGCCTCACACGACCGGCTCGGCCTGTACGTCGTCGGCCGCCTCGCCGCCCGCCACGGCATCGAGGTCACCCTGTGCCGGTCGCCGTACGGCGGTACGACGGCCGTGGTGCTGCTGCCCGACGCGGTGCTGGCGGCGGTGGATCCGGAGCGGCCGGAGGGGGAGGCGGCGGCTGACGCGAGCGGTGAGGCGTTGCCGCAGCGGCGGCGACGGTCGGGAGAGGCGCGGCGGGTTGCCGGATCAGGGGCGACGGTGCTGACGCCTGCGCGGCCTTGGGGGGAGGGGGTGGGTCGCGCCGGGGTGGAGTGCACCGAGGGCGGGCCGGGGGCCGGGCTGGGGGCGGGCGACGCTGTGATCGGGCCGAGGGCCGGGCTGGGGGCGGGCGACGCTGTGATCGGGCCGAGGGCCGGGCTGGGGGCGGGCGACGCTGTGAGCGAGCCGGGCGGCGGATCCGCCGATGCCGCCCCGGCCCCCGGACGCGCCGATGCCGCCCCGGCCCCCGGACGCGCCGATGCCGCCCCGGCCCCCGGACGCGCCGATGCCGCCCCGGCCCCCGGACGCGCCGATGCCGCCCCGGCCCCCGGACGCGCCGATGCCGCCCCGGCCCCCGGACGCGCCGATGCCGCCCCGGCCCCCGGACCCGACAGTGCCGACCCGGCCGCCGAGCCCGACCCTCCGACCCCCGCCCTCCCCACCCGCGTCCGCCAGGCCTCCCTGGTCGCCGAGCTCCGCCGTGATCCACCGGCGGCCGCCGAGCCGCCCGCCCGGCGTGAGGTCAGTGCCGAGGAGATGCGGGACGTCTTCGGCGCGTTCCAGCGCGGGCTCCACCGGGGACGCAAGGGGCTGCCCAGGACAGAGCCGGGAACCCAGGAAGGCACCTCCACGCAGCGCACCCACACCGAGGAAGGGACGGACGCCGACGATGCGCCCTGA
- a CDS encoding DUF5995 family protein, whose translation MTQLEEFTTPVDAVVSRMRTLAATLPPQDGVAVFNRVYLAVTEAVDHRIDTGGFPDARAAITLDVRFAERYLAAVDAVAADRRPPACWRPLFQSRRHPGVRPLQFALAGINAHIGHDLALAVVDACRTLDCEPAELEDEYDRVGDLLVTLEERIREDLMPGPDLLQIADPLTHLLGAWSLERARDATWSAARALWALRRLPDLAAEFTERLDAAVGFAGRMMLTPLPN comes from the coding sequence ATGACGCAGTTGGAAGAGTTCACCACTCCCGTCGACGCGGTCGTCTCCCGGATGCGCACGCTCGCCGCGACCCTGCCCCCACAGGACGGCGTCGCGGTCTTCAACCGTGTCTACCTCGCCGTCACCGAGGCCGTCGACCACCGCATCGACACCGGGGGTTTTCCCGACGCGCGGGCCGCGATCACGCTGGACGTGCGGTTCGCGGAGCGCTATCTGGCGGCCGTCGACGCGGTCGCGGCGGACCGGCGTCCACCCGCCTGCTGGCGGCCGCTGTTCCAGTCGCGCCGCCATCCCGGGGTACGGCCGCTGCAGTTCGCGCTCGCGGGCATCAACGCGCACATCGGGCACGATCTGGCGCTCGCCGTCGTGGACGCCTGTCGTACGTTGGACTGCGAACCGGCGGAGCTGGAGGACGAGTACGACCGCGTGGGCGACCTCCTCGTGACGCTGGAGGAGCGCATCCGCGAAGATCTGATGCCGGGTCCCGACCTGCTCCAGATCGCCGACCCGCTCACCCATCTGCTCGGCGCGTGGAGCCTGGAGCGCGCCCGGGACGCCACGTGGTCGGCGGCGCGGGCGCTGTGGGCGCTGCGCCGGCTCCCCGACCTGGCCGCGGAGTTCACCGAGCGCCTGGACGCGGCGGTGGGCTTCGCGGGGCGCATGATGCTCACGCCACTACCGAACTGA
- a CDS encoding HAD-IA family hydrolase, protein MTPHPRLPLQAVLFDMDGTLVDTERLWWEAVEHVAARPLTDADRPEVLGRTVEHTAGWLAEATGRPVADLAAALHREFAGRVRTGIVPRPGALDLLDALARDGVPTALVTASPGAVARTVLDVLGADRFAVAVTADDTARSKPAPDPYLAACHALGADPAACVAVEDTQTGVTSAEAAGCAVLAVPSLAPIDAAPGRTVRASLVGVTTEELNAMVMPLELSVMSWNLWLGGAGVDDHRAKQLKAVVDTGADVVGLQETAHTAARELADALGWHHHQAGENLGIISRHPITARHGDPDVGFYGAAGVRIRLAPGREVDIWTAHLHYTPYGPYEAAFDGLGAADLIAHEEVRLAQMCDTLRRIADAGDDGVPVVLVGDFNCPSHLDRPDVDWPVTRAAQEAGLRDSYREAHPDPVAAPGHTWSPIHVLHEDGSGRPEPQDRIDYVLHRGLRVLDSRTYVAGTPAPWPDVAGNDWPSDHAAVVTRFALPTVR, encoded by the coding sequence GTGACCCCCCACCCCCGCCTCCCCCTCCAGGCTGTCCTGTTCGACATGGACGGCACGCTCGTCGACACCGAGCGGCTGTGGTGGGAGGCGGTGGAACACGTCGCCGCACGGCCGTTGACCGACGCTGACCGGCCCGAAGTGCTGGGCCGGACCGTCGAGCACACCGCCGGGTGGCTGGCCGAAGCCACCGGACGGCCCGTCGCCGACCTGGCCGCCGCGCTGCACCGGGAGTTCGCCGGACGCGTCCGCACCGGCATCGTGCCCCGCCCCGGCGCGCTCGACCTGCTCGACGCGCTCGCGCGGGACGGCGTACCGACCGCGCTGGTCACCGCCTCGCCGGGGGCCGTCGCCCGCACCGTGCTCGACGTGCTCGGCGCCGACCGGTTCGCCGTTGCCGTCACGGCCGACGACACCGCCCGCAGCAAGCCGGCCCCCGACCCCTACCTCGCCGCCTGCCACGCCCTCGGCGCCGACCCCGCCGCCTGCGTCGCCGTCGAGGACACCCAGACCGGCGTCACCTCCGCCGAGGCGGCCGGATGCGCGGTGCTCGCCGTACCGTCGCTCGCACCGATCGACGCGGCGCCCGGCCGGACCGTACGAGCGAGCCTCGTCGGCGTGACCACCGAGGAACTCAACGCCATGGTCATGCCCCTCGAACTGAGCGTGATGAGCTGGAACCTCTGGCTCGGCGGCGCCGGCGTCGACGACCACCGCGCCAAGCAGCTCAAGGCCGTCGTCGACACGGGCGCGGACGTCGTCGGCCTCCAGGAGACCGCCCACACCGCCGCCCGGGAACTAGCCGACGCCCTCGGCTGGCACCACCACCAGGCCGGTGAGAACCTCGGCATCATCAGCCGCCACCCGATCACCGCCCGCCACGGCGACCCCGACGTCGGCTTCTACGGCGCCGCCGGCGTCCGTATCCGCCTCGCCCCGGGCCGCGAGGTCGACATCTGGACGGCCCACCTGCACTACACGCCGTACGGGCCCTACGAGGCGGCCTTCGACGGGCTCGGCGCCGCCGACCTGATCGCCCACGAGGAGGTCAGGCTGGCCCAGATGTGCGACACGCTGCGCCGGATCGCCGACGCGGGCGACGACGGCGTACCCGTCGTCCTGGTCGGCGACTTCAACTGCCCCTCGCACCTGGACCGGCCGGACGTCGACTGGCCGGTGACGCGCGCGGCGCAGGAGGCGGGCCTGCGCGACTCCTACCGCGAGGCGCACCCGGATCCGGTCGCCGCGCCGGGCCACACCTGGTCGCCGATCCATGTGCTGCACGAGGACGGCAGCGGGCGGCCCGAACCGCAGGACCGGATCGACTACGTCCTCCACCGCGGCCTGCGGGTGCTGGACTCGCGCACGTACGTGGCGGGCACGCCGGCGCCCTGGCCGGACGTCGCCGGCAACGACTGGCCGTCGGACCACGCGGCCGTGGTGACCAGGTTCGCGCTGCCGACCGTGCGCTGA
- a CDS encoding roadblock/LC7 domain-containing protein encodes MRPDQTPEQQSRTGSEPDAGDPPGTDLGWLLDDLVARTGHVRQAVLLTADGLPLSASEGMREADIEHLAAVSSGFHALARSAGERFDAGEVRQTMVMLDDAYLFVTPAGAGSRLAVLSEAQTDVGQLAHEMALLVRRVGRHMDAAVRSAADPAGA; translated from the coding sequence ATGCGCCCTGACCAGACCCCCGAGCAGCAGTCCCGCACCGGCAGCGAGCCCGACGCGGGTGACCCCCCAGGCACCGACCTCGGCTGGCTGCTCGACGACCTCGTGGCGAGGACCGGCCATGTCCGCCAGGCCGTCCTGCTCACCGCCGACGGACTGCCGCTCAGCGCGAGCGAAGGCATGCGAGAGGCGGACATCGAACACCTCGCGGCCGTGAGCTCCGGCTTCCACGCCCTGGCCCGCTCGGCGGGGGAGCGGTTCGACGCGGGGGAGGTGCGGCAGACGATGGTGATGCTCGACGACGCCTACCTCTTCGTCACCCCGGCCGGCGCCGGCAGCCGGCTCGCGGTACTGAGCGAGGCCCAGACGGACGTGGGACAGCTGGCCCACGAGATGGCGCTGCTGGTCCGCCGGGTCGGCCGACACATGGACGCCGCGGTGCGCTCGGCCGCCGACCCGGCGGGCGCCTGA
- a CDS encoding DUF742 domain-containing protein, with protein sequence MTDDHWYEDETGSLVRPYTVTRGRTRPSPQHAVDMMSLVSVVETDDQRPAVDHARASLLDLVRRGPRPVVELAADADLPLTVVRVLLGDLADAGLVRIDPPRRAPDGPSADPELLREIVERLREI encoded by the coding sequence GTGACCGACGACCACTGGTACGAGGACGAGACCGGCTCACTGGTCCGCCCGTACACCGTGACCCGGGGCCGTACCAGGCCCTCGCCGCAGCATGCCGTCGACATGATGTCGCTGGTCAGCGTGGTGGAGACGGACGATCAGCGACCCGCGGTCGACCATGCCCGGGCTTCGCTGCTCGACCTGGTGCGGCGCGGGCCCCGACCGGTCGTCGAACTCGCCGCGGACGCCGATCTCCCGCTGACCGTCGTCCGCGTTCTGCTGGGCGACCTCGCCGATGCGGGCCTCGTCCGTATCGACCCGCCGCGCCGCGCACCCGACGGTCCCTCGGCCGACCCGGAGCTGCTGCGGGAGATCGTGGAACGCCTTCGCGAGATCTGA
- a CDS encoding glycoside hydrolase family 6 protein, which produces MVAAASVVVAVGAVTGMLTALDEGDGSDQARPSPVSASARLDRLPVVPSVSPSAVRPSPSPPSAVAPTPTIAPTPTTATPSPSRTDRERQTGAVQTRLYRHPDSQILDWVRANPDDPRSAVVARIADQPASVWFADFTPGTITSRVAAVTAGAAAQGRVPVVVPYAIPDRDCGGHSQGGAPDLAAYDDWIERFAAGLGSGEVIVILEPDSVAQADCLPAADRADRFASLARAGRVLKAANPKARVYYDAGHSGWNPAQKQAALLRQAGAASPASSDGVFSNVSNFHRTADEIAYDRQVLAALGGPDGLGAVIDTSRNGNGAPADGAWCDPAGRKIGRAPTLHTGEARIDAYLWVKLPGESDGCKGTPGTFSPSYAYDLASSS; this is translated from the coding sequence GTGGTGGCGGCGGCCTCCGTGGTCGTCGCGGTCGGCGCCGTGACCGGGATGCTGACCGCGCTGGACGAGGGGGACGGCTCGGACCAGGCCAGGCCGTCGCCGGTGTCCGCCTCGGCGCGTCTGGACCGGCTGCCCGTCGTGCCGTCGGTGTCACCGTCGGCGGTGAGGCCCTCGCCGTCACCCCCATCTGCCGTCGCGCCCACGCCGACGATCGCGCCCACGCCGACGACCGCCACGCCCTCGCCCAGCCGTACCGACAGGGAGCGGCAGACCGGCGCCGTGCAGACCCGTCTCTACCGCCATCCCGACTCACAGATCCTGGACTGGGTCCGCGCCAACCCGGACGATCCCCGGAGCGCGGTCGTCGCCCGGATCGCCGACCAGCCGGCCTCGGTGTGGTTCGCGGACTTCACGCCCGGCACCATCACCTCCCGGGTCGCGGCCGTCACCGCCGGCGCGGCCGCCCAGGGGCGGGTCCCGGTCGTCGTGCCGTACGCGATCCCCGACCGGGACTGCGGCGGCCACTCCCAGGGCGGCGCCCCCGATTTGGCGGCCTACGACGACTGGATCGAGCGGTTCGCGGCCGGGCTCGGCTCCGGCGAGGTCATCGTGATCCTGGAGCCCGACTCCGTCGCCCAGGCCGACTGTCTCCCCGCCGCCGACCGCGCCGACCGCTTCGCCTCACTGGCCCGCGCGGGCCGCGTCCTGAAGGCCGCCAACCCGAAGGCGCGGGTGTACTACGACGCCGGCCACTCCGGCTGGAACCCCGCTCAGAAGCAGGCGGCGCTGCTGAGGCAGGCGGGCGCGGCCTCGCCCGCCTCCTCCGACGGCGTCTTCAGCAACGTCTCCAACTTCCACCGCACGGCCGACGAGATCGCCTACGACCGGCAGGTGCTGGCCGCGCTCGGCGGCCCGGACGGCCTCGGCGCCGTCATCGACACCAGCCGCAACGGCAACGGGGCACCGGCGGACGGGGCGTGGTGCGACCCGGCCGGGCGGAAGATCGGCCGGGCGCCCACCCTGCACACCGGCGAGGCGCGCATCGACGCCTACCTGTGGGTCAAGCTGCCGGGGGAGTCGGACGGGTGCAAGGGGACGCCGGGGACCTTCTCGCCCTCCTACGCCTACGACTTGGCCTCGTCGTCGTAG
- a CDS encoding flavin monoamine oxidase family protein, whose protein sequence is MTSTVPNAVEHADEQQPPITMFGPDFPYAYDDFLAHPAGLGQLPATEHGTEVAVIGGGLSGIVAAYELMKMGLKPVVYEADRIGGRLRTVGFEGCDPSLTAEMGAMRFPPSSTALQHYIDLAGLETRPFPNPLAEATPSTVVDLKGESHYAETIDDLPQVYRDVAEAWNKCLEEGADFSDMNRAMRERDVPRIREIWAQLVQKLDNQTFYGFLCDSDAFKSFRHREIFGQVGFGTGGWDTDFPNSILEILRVVYTEADDHHRGIVGGSQQLPLRLWEREPEKIVHWAYGTSLATLHENGEPRPAVTRLNRTAGNGITVTDANGDIRTYRAAIFTAQSWMLLSKIQCDDTLFPIDHWTAIERTHYMESSKLFVPVDRPFWLDKDEETGRDVMSMTLTDRMTRGTYLLDDGPDKPAVICLSYTWCDDSLKWLPLSANERMEVMLKSLGEIYPKVDIRKHIIGNPVTVSWENEPYFMGAFKANLPGHYRYQRRLFTHFMQDRLPEDKRGIFLAGDDISWTAGWAEGAVQTALNAVWGVMHHLGGETDPANPGPGDVYDEIAPVELPED, encoded by the coding sequence ATGACGTCCACGGTGCCCAACGCCGTCGAGCACGCCGACGAGCAGCAGCCGCCGATCACCATGTTCGGCCCGGACTTCCCGTACGCGTACGACGACTTCCTCGCCCACCCGGCGGGCCTCGGCCAGCTTCCGGCGACCGAGCACGGCACCGAGGTGGCGGTCATCGGCGGCGGTCTGTCCGGCATCGTGGCCGCGTACGAGCTGATGAAGATGGGCCTCAAGCCGGTCGTGTACGAGGCCGACCGGATCGGCGGGCGCCTGCGCACCGTCGGCTTCGAGGGCTGCGACCCCTCGCTGACCGCCGAGATGGGCGCGATGCGCTTCCCGCCCTCCTCCACGGCCCTGCAGCACTACATCGACCTGGCCGGCCTGGAGACGAGGCCCTTCCCGAACCCGCTGGCCGAGGCGACCCCGTCGACCGTCGTCGATCTGAAGGGCGAGTCGCACTACGCCGAGACCATCGACGACCTGCCGCAGGTCTACCGGGACGTGGCCGAGGCGTGGAACAAGTGCCTGGAAGAGGGCGCCGACTTCTCCGACATGAACCGGGCGATGCGCGAGCGGGACGTGCCGCGCATCCGGGAGATCTGGGCGCAGCTCGTCCAGAAGCTCGACAACCAGACCTTCTACGGCTTCCTCTGCGACTCCGACGCCTTCAAGTCGTTCCGGCACCGGGAGATCTTCGGCCAGGTCGGCTTCGGCACCGGCGGCTGGGACACCGACTTCCCCAACTCCATCCTGGAGATCCTGCGGGTCGTCTACACCGAGGCCGACGACCACCACCGCGGCATCGTCGGTGGCTCCCAGCAGCTGCCGCTGCGGCTGTGGGAGCGCGAGCCGGAGAAGATCGTGCACTGGGCCTACGGCACCTCGCTGGCCACGCTGCACGAGAACGGCGAGCCGCGCCCGGCGGTGACCCGCCTGAACCGCACCGCGGGCAACGGGATCACCGTGACGGACGCGAACGGCGACATCCGCACCTACCGGGCGGCGATCTTCACCGCCCAGTCCTGGATGCTGCTGTCCAAGATCCAGTGCGACGACACGCTCTTCCCGATCGACCACTGGACGGCGATCGAGCGCACCCACTACATGGAGTCGTCCAAGCTCTTCGTGCCCGTGGACCGGCCGTTCTGGCTGGACAAGGACGAGGAGACCGGGCGTGACGTCATGTCGATGACGCTCACCGACCGGATGACCCGCGGGACCTACCTGCTCGACGACGGCCCCGACAAGCCGGCCGTGATCTGCCTGTCGTACACCTGGTGCGACGACAGCCTGAAGTGGCTGCCGCTGTCCGCCAACGAGCGGATGGAGGTCATGCTGAAGTCGCTCGGCGAGATCTACCCGAAGGTCGACATCAGGAAGCACATCATCGGCAACCCGGTGACGGTGTCCTGGGAGAACGAGCCCTACTTCATGGGCGCGTTCAAGGCCAACCTGCCCGGGCACTATCGCTATCAGCGGCGTCTGTTCACGCACTTCATGCAGGACCGGCTGCCCGAGGACAAGCGGGGCATCTTCCTCGCCGGTGACGACATCTCCTGGACGGCGGGCTGGGCCGAGGGCGCCGTCCAGACCGCGCTGAACGCGGTCTGGGGCGTCATGCACCACCTCGGCGGGGAGACCGACCCGGCCAACCCCGGCCCCGGCGACGTCTACGACGAGATCGCGCCGGTGGAGCTCCCGGAGGACTGA
- a CDS encoding LLM class F420-dependent oxidoreductase, with product MAIRLGLSLPQMRQYDLGRDVPDVARAAEQVGYESLWVFERALFPEPATQGLYGVEGLPWPDFYRHVADPLVTLTLAAAATERARLGSSVLVAPLHVPFQLAKALASLDAASGGRVLAGFGTGWSLDEYAAASVRPFEERGQVLDELIEVCRAVWGPDPVRYDGRVTKIESAVVGPKPARPIPILLAASSPKAMRRLVDHADGWLPVGMGSDQVAAQLRQLRDLAAERGRERPIQTVLRVNAQYSAKAYDGADRQPFQGNADQIVEDLVPYAGIDLEEIMIDLQITPRDAEELKDAAAQVYEKARAAGV from the coding sequence ATGGCGATCCGGCTCGGCCTCAGCCTCCCCCAGATGCGGCAGTACGACCTCGGCAGGGACGTGCCCGACGTGGCCCGCGCTGCCGAGCAGGTCGGCTACGAGAGCCTGTGGGTGTTCGAGCGCGCCCTGTTCCCCGAGCCCGCCACACAGGGCCTGTACGGCGTCGAGGGCCTCCCCTGGCCCGACTTCTACCGGCATGTCGCCGACCCCCTGGTGACGCTCACGCTGGCCGCCGCGGCCACCGAGCGGGCCAGGCTGGGCAGCAGCGTGCTGGTGGCGCCGCTGCACGTGCCGTTCCAGCTCGCCAAGGCCCTCGCCTCGCTGGACGCGGCGAGCGGCGGCCGGGTGCTGGCCGGGTTCGGCACCGGCTGGTCCCTCGACGAGTACGCGGCAGCGTCGGTGCGGCCGTTCGAGGAGCGCGGGCAGGTGCTGGACGAGCTGATCGAGGTGTGCCGCGCGGTGTGGGGCCCGGACCCGGTCCGGTACGACGGACGCGTCACGAAGATCGAGTCGGCCGTGGTCGGCCCCAAGCCCGCCCGGCCGATCCCGATCCTGCTGGCCGCGAGTAGCCCGAAGGCCATGCGCCGGCTCGTCGACCACGCCGACGGCTGGCTGCCGGTCGGTATGGGCAGCGACCAGGTCGCCGCGCAGTTGCGCCAACTGCGGGATCTGGCGGCCGAGCGCGGGCGCGAGCGGCCGATCCAGACGGTGCTGCGGGTGAACGCCCAGTACTCGGCCAAGGCGTACGACGGCGCCGACCGCCAGCCCTTCCAGGGCAACGCCGACCAGATCGTCGAGGACCTCGTGCCGTACGCCGGGATCGACCTGGAGGAGATCATGATCGATCTCCAGATCACCCCGAGGGACGCCGAGGAGCTCAAGGACGCGGCCGCACAGGTCTACGAGAAGGCCCGCGCGGCCGGGGTGTGA
- a CDS encoding carbon-nitrogen hydrolase family protein, with protein sequence MRTALLQSSGRPGSTVENLKVLDEAAGRAAASGAGLLVAPEMFLTGYAIGDDIARLAEPADGDAADAIAEIATRHGLAVAYGYPERSADVVFNSAQLISADGTRLANYRKTHLFGCFERDHFTPGEQPVVQAELDGLRVGIMICYDVEFPENVRAHALAGTDLLLVPTAQMHPFQFVAESLVPVRAFENQMYVAYVNRVGQEGEFEFVGLSTLAGPDGFARTRTGRGEELVLADVDPAFLAASREANPYLKDRRPGLYGSLV encoded by the coding sequence ATGCGCACCGCCCTGCTCCAGAGCTCCGGCCGGCCCGGCTCCACGGTCGAGAACCTGAAGGTCCTCGACGAGGCCGCGGGCCGTGCCGCTGCTTCCGGTGCGGGGCTGCTGGTCGCCCCGGAGATGTTCCTGACCGGCTACGCGATCGGCGACGACATCGCCCGCCTCGCCGAGCCCGCCGACGGTGACGCCGCCGACGCGATCGCCGAGATCGCCACCCGGCACGGCCTGGCCGTCGCGTACGGCTACCCGGAGCGCTCCGCCGACGTCGTCTTCAACTCCGCCCAGCTGATCTCCGCCGACGGCACCCGGCTCGCCAACTACCGCAAGACCCACCTCTTCGGCTGCTTCGAGCGCGACCACTTCACGCCGGGCGAGCAGCCGGTCGTCCAGGCCGAGCTGGACGGGCTGCGGGTCGGGATCATGATCTGCTACGACGTGGAGTTCCCGGAGAACGTCCGCGCCCACGCCCTCGCCGGCACCGACCTGCTGCTGGTGCCGACCGCGCAGATGCACCCGTTCCAGTTCGTCGCCGAGTCGCTGGTGCCGGTGCGGGCGTTCGAGAACCAGATGTACGTGGCGTACGTCAACCGGGTCGGCCAGGAGGGCGAGTTCGAGTTCGTGGGGCTGTCCACGCTCGCCGGACCGGACGGGTTCGCCCGCACCCGCACCGGGCGCGGTGAGGAACTCGTCCTCGCCGATGTGGACCCCGCCTTCCTCGCCGCCTCCCGAGAGGCGAACCCGTACCTGAAGGACCGCCGCCCCGGTCTCTACGGGTCCCTGGTCTGA